In Deinococcus psychrotolerans, the genomic window TCCCTACCGTATTCAACTCTGCGTTAAACCAAGCTCTTCGTAGCATAGCTAAAAATTCCCCCTTCGCAATAGCCATTTGCATCATCTGCTTGAGAGCGGCATAGCCTATCTCTGGATTGGCATCTCCGAGGATAAAATTCGGATTATCCGTTTCAATAAGTTCGCCAGTTTTAGGAAAAATAATTACCCCTTTGGCAAATGGTTCTAAGACTTTATCAATGTGAGATGGAAATTTTATCAGAACTGTTATCGCGCCATAAAAAAATAATTGAACGCCTATCGTGTACGCGTTTAACACGTGAACGAACGTAGCGTGTGCATTGTCATTCAAGAATCGTGTGCCATCTGGTGTCAATACAATCTCTACGTCAGACGCATCGCCGTTGAAAAGCTTAGAGCGCACGAAATCTAAGTTTATGGCTGAAAGCTGGCTCTGTGTTCCGAGAGATAGCAAAGAAAGATAAGCTATTTTAACTAATGATAATCTAATATCTTTTTTACTGATATCTAAATCGATATCTATGGGAACAAGCGGCGCAATTTCAATCTCAGTCAAAGGAATACCCTTAATCAGATTCTTCAGATCCCAACCTAATTTAATTGCAAATCCTGTAAGTGATTTATCTATGTGAGACTCTGATCCCTTCGGCCCAGAAGCAGAGATGAATTTTCCATCTTCAGAGAGGATCGGCCTTTCAAATCTCAGATTTGTGATTTGAGCCTGTTCGGCAATGACTCTGTATTTTTCTCCATTAGATTCAAAGTCAAAAATGGGATATCTGCTGGTTCTTGAGTTTTTCACGTTTAGTACGATGGATATCGGCTTCAATGCTTCCTGAATTGCCACATCTATGGAGCTGCCAAATTCACTGTTGCATTTTTTGCATATTAAGTCATTTTTTACCCAAGTTCCACCTATACCAGCTGGGAAAATGTGTTCTTTGGTAAAGTATTGCCCCAATGGGTCATCTGAGCTCAATGGTCTTAGCATTTTACGGCTGCAGATTACACACTTTTTCTTCATGAGGAGCTTACCTCAATAAATCTGTGGAATGGTGTTCGCCCGAAAACGCTCTCCTTCATTTCGATTAATCCTCCCAAACTCCCCCACCTTATTCGTCACCAACACCGCCTCAAGTGCCAGCGTATGCCCAGCAAGCAAACATAAATTTGGGGCGACCCGCTGAGAATCTCAGCCGTCGCCCCTTCAATTCAACTGCGCTCAGCCCTCAATCCACCAAAAGCGGAATCAGCACCGGATTGCGGCCCGTCACCTTGCGGACAAACCGCCGAACGGCTCCGTACATGTCGTCGCGGATGTCTTCGAGGCGCTTCTTGTCGCGGGTGCCCTGCTCCACCGCTTCAAGCGCCACTTTGCGAATCTGGTTTTCCAGTTCACGGTTGCTGCGAATAAAGCCGCGTGAAACGAGTTCAATATGCGGCGTGGGGTGCAGCACTGCCGTGATGATCAGCACTCCTTCTTGGCTCATGCTCATGCGGTCCATGATGATGTCGTCGCCAATGTCGCCCACGCCGAGGCCGTCCACGTACACTGCGCCCGCCGGAACCGTGCCGACCACTTTGAAGTCGTCGGGGGTCAGGCGCACGATGTCGCCGTTCTTGGCCACCAGCGTGCGCTGCGGCGGGCGGGTGGCGGTCTGGGCGAGGCGGGCGTGGTTGATCTGGTGACGCGGCTCACCGTGCCAGGGCAGGAAGTATTTGGGGCGGGCCAGATTCAGGATGTGAAGCTGCTCCTCGCGGCTGCCGTGCCCCGAAGCGTGAACCTTCTGGTTGGGTGGATACAGCACGTCCACGCCAATTTCATACAGCCGGTTAATGACGGTGTTGACCGCTTCCTCATTGCCGGGAATCGGGCTGCTCGACAAGATCACCGTGTCGCCGCGCTTGAGGGCGATCTTGGCGTGGTTACCAAAGGCGAGGCGCGAGAGCACGCTCATCGGCTGCCCCTGCGACCCGGTGCAGATGTAAAGGACCTGCGAGTCCTGCATACTGCCGACTTCGTCGCTGGTCACGAGGGGGTCTTTGAACTCCATGTAACCGAGTTGCTGCGACACCTGAGCGTACTTGAGCATGCTGCGCCCTTCCATCACCACCCGGCGGCCCAGTTTCTCGGAGCTTTTGATGATGTTCTGAACGCGGTGCGTCTGCGAGGCGAAGGTGGTGATAAAGACCCGCCCCCGCGCCGACTTGATGAGTTCTTCCATGTTCTCGGCCACTTCAGCTTCGCTGATCGACCAACCGGGCCGCTCGGCGTTGGTGCTGTCACTGATCAGCAGCAGCACGCCCTCGTCACCGGCCTTCTCGATGCGGTCGAGCTGGCTGAGTTTGCCGTCCGTCGGGGTACGGTCAATTTTGAAATCGCCGGTATGCACCACTTTGCCCACCGGAGTGGTCAGCACGTAGCCCATGTTGTCAGGAATCGAGTGGGTGATTCGGAAAAAGTCCACCACGAAGTGCTGCCCGATTTTGACTTGAGCGTCGATTTCCACTTCGCGCAGGTCAGTGTCGGCTTCCTTGATCCCGAACTCGCTGAGCTTCTCGCGCAACAGGCCCAAAGTCAGCGCCGCGCTGTACATCGGCACACGCGGCAGCCTCGGCATGATGTAAGGCAGCGAGCCGATGTGGTCTTCGTGGCCGTGCGTCAAAATCCAGCCTTTGATCAGAGCGGCGTTTTCTTGCAAGTAATCGATCTTGGGAATAATTAAATCGATGCCGAGCTGGTGAGCCTCGGGAAAGGCGAGGCCGCCATCGACGACCAGAATTTCGTCGCCGTAGCGGTAAGCGAACATGTTCTTGCCGATTTCGCCCATGCCGCCGAGCGGGATGACTTCCAGGGCGTCGTGGGAAGTGGGTTGTGGATTCATGGGTATTCCTTGTCTCCGGCAAAACAGCCGGGGTGCTGAAGAGGACGGGAATTTAGGCTTTGCTCTTTGGCAATCGGCCGCCGAGCGTGGGCCATAAAAAAGAGGGACATCAAAAGAAAGGCAATCAAGCGTTCGGCGAGCAAAATGGGGTGCAGCAAGTTTTTGCCGTCAAAGCCGTGAAAGGCGTCCGTAAACGCAGTGCAAACAGATTAACACGAATGCCGCCGCGTAACCGGAAGTTTCCTTGCCAAACCCCCAATCCCTGTGCTGAGCCCACGGCAGCGCCCATGAGCAGACTGAGAAAATGCCCACTCCAAGTGAGAAGGTTTAAGGAAAACCAATCTTTTCGAGTACAATGTATGGCGTGACCCGCCAACGCATACTTGTGATCGAGGACGATCTCGATATCGCCAACGTCTTGCGCCTTGATCTCTCTGACGCAGGCTTTGACGTCGACCACGCCGACACGGCCATGACCGGACTGATCAAAGCGCGTGAAGACCAACCCGAACTGATTTTGCTCGATCTCGGCCTCCCGGATTTTGACGGCGGCGACGTGGTGCAGCGGCTGCGCAAAAACAGCACCGTCCCGGTGATTGTGCTGACCGCCCGCGACACTGTCGAGGAGCGGGTGAGACTGCTGGGCCTCGGCGCAGACGACTACGTTATCAAGCCCTTTCACCCCGACGAGCTGCTGGCCCGCATCAAAGTCCAACTGCGCCAGCGCGGCTCGGAAAGCCTGACGCTGGGCGACCTCGAACTCGATCCGCAAAAGCGTTTGGTGCGCTACAAAGGTGAAGAGTTGCGGCTCTCGCCCAAAGAGTTCGATATCTTGGCGCTGCTGATTCGCCAGCCCGGACGGGTCTACTCGCGCCAAGAAATAGGCCAAGACATCTGGCAAGGCCGCTTGCCCGACGGCAGCAACGTGGTGGACGTTCACATGGCCAATCTGCGGGCCAAACTGCGCGACCTCGACGGCTACGGCCTGCTCAGAACCGTACGCGGCGTGGGCTACGCCCTGCGGAGCTGAGCGAGCGTCCCGACTTCTCAGCGTTTAGGGTTAGATGAAACTGACAATCTCCTCATAGGCCAGCCGTTATCTTGAGCAAATGTTGATTCCCGCTTCAATCACCGCGCCTGCTCCTGCCGAGCGAGGCGGGAAAAAGTAATGGAAACAGCAAAGCAGGGCGAGACGCTGCATGTCCTTTTGATTGAGGACAACGAAGCCGATGTGGGCCTGATTCGGGCGGCTTTAGAAGAGCTGCAAGCTGTAGATTCGGCTGCCGGCTCCGTGTGCTTGTACGTGGCCAGAGACGGCAAAGAAGCCCGGGAACTGCTGCTGAGCGAA contains:
- a CDS encoding HNH endonuclease gives rise to the protein MSSDDPLGQYFTKEHIFPAGIGGTWVKNDLICKKCNSEFGSSIDVAIQEALKPISIVLNVKNSRTSRYPIFDFESNGEKYRVIAEQAQITNLRFERPILSEDGKFISASGPKGSESHIDKSLTGFAIKLGWDLKNLIKGIPLTEIEIAPLVPIDIDLDISKKDIRLSLVKIAYLSLLSLGTQSQLSAINLDFVRSKLFNGDASDVEIVLTPDGTRFLNDNAHATFVHVLNAYTIGVQLFFYGAITVLIKFPSHIDKVLEPFAKGVIIFPKTGELIETDNPNFILGDANPEIGYAALKQMMQMAIAKGEFLAMLRRAWFNAELNTVGSFYLL
- a CDS encoding ribonuclease J, whose protein sequence is MNPQPTSHDALEVIPLGGMGEIGKNMFAYRYGDEILVVDGGLAFPEAHQLGIDLIIPKIDYLQENAALIKGWILTHGHEDHIGSLPYIMPRLPRVPMYSAALTLGLLREKLSEFGIKEADTDLREVEIDAQVKIGQHFVVDFFRITHSIPDNMGYVLTTPVGKVVHTGDFKIDRTPTDGKLSQLDRIEKAGDEGVLLLISDSTNAERPGWSISEAEVAENMEELIKSARGRVFITTFASQTHRVQNIIKSSEKLGRRVVMEGRSMLKYAQVSQQLGYMEFKDPLVTSDEVGSMQDSQVLYICTGSQGQPMSVLSRLAFGNHAKIALKRGDTVILSSSPIPGNEEAVNTVINRLYEIGVDVLYPPNQKVHASGHGSREEQLHILNLARPKYFLPWHGEPRHQINHARLAQTATRPPQRTLVAKNGDIVRLTPDDFKVVGTVPAGAVYVDGLGVGDIGDDIIMDRMSMSQEGVLIITAVLHPTPHIELVSRGFIRSNRELENQIRKVALEAVEQGTRDKKRLEDIRDDMYGAVRRFVRKVTGRNPVLIPLLVD
- a CDS encoding response regulator transcription factor — its product is MYGVTRQRILVIEDDLDIANVLRLDLSDAGFDVDHADTAMTGLIKAREDQPELILLDLGLPDFDGGDVVQRLRKNSTVPVIVLTARDTVEERVRLLGLGADDYVIKPFHPDELLARIKVQLRQRGSESLTLGDLELDPQKRLVRYKGEELRLSPKEFDILALLIRQPGRVYSRQEIGQDIWQGRLPDGSNVVDVHMANLRAKLRDLDGYGLLRTVRGVGYALRS